A stretch of the Longimicrobium sp. genome encodes the following:
- a CDS encoding alpha-ketoglutarate-dependent dioxygenase AlkB: MASQLALFGAEEPRFPEGFRYEPEVLTPAAEAALVEQLRALPLRDFEFHGHTGKRRVVSFGWQYDFGARRLQKADDMPAFLLALRDTAAGFAGMPAARLQHVLVTEYGPGAGIGWHRDKAVFGEVVGLSLLSPCVFRLRRRADEGWERVNLTAAPRSAYLLSGPARTEWEHSIPPVDALRYSVTFRNLRER; this comes from the coding sequence ATGGCCAGCCAGCTCGCCCTGTTCGGTGCGGAGGAGCCCCGCTTCCCCGAGGGCTTCCGGTACGAGCCCGAGGTCCTCACCCCGGCGGCGGAGGCCGCGCTGGTGGAACAGCTGCGGGCCCTGCCGCTTCGCGACTTCGAGTTCCACGGCCACACGGGCAAGCGCCGCGTGGTCTCGTTCGGGTGGCAGTACGACTTCGGCGCGCGGCGGCTGCAGAAGGCCGACGACATGCCGGCCTTCCTCCTCGCGCTCCGCGACACCGCGGCCGGTTTCGCGGGGATGCCCGCCGCCCGTCTCCAGCACGTCCTGGTGACCGAATACGGCCCGGGCGCCGGCATCGGGTGGCATCGCGACAAGGCGGTTTTCGGCGAGGTGGTCGGGCTCTCGCTCCTCTCCCCCTGCGTGTTCCGCCTTCGGCGCCGCGCGGACGAAGGATGGGAGCGGGTGAACCTCACCGCGGCCCCGCGCTCCGCGTACCTCCTGAGCGGGCCCGCACGGACCGAGTGGGAGCACAGCATCCCG